A stretch of Ipomoea triloba cultivar NCNSP0323 chromosome 11, ASM357664v1 DNA encodes these proteins:
- the LOC115996179 gene encoding acid phosphatase 1-like isoform X2: MKMAIQLFFLFTVTAWAVIAAPHPPYIEQAVEIHRLRPQTGSAGHRIPQIDCLSWRLGVETNNIRDWKMVPSDCENYVGHYMLGEQYRDDCEIVADAAIEYANGLTLSGDGKDIWVFDIDETTLSNLPYYARSDVAFGAIAYNSTKFNEWVSEAKSPAIPASLRLYNVLLSLGIRPVFLTGVREVQREARTTNLLQAGYQNWEKLILKGVNESGSGAVFKSGKRTELVNAGYRIVGNMGDQWSDLLGPDAGDRTFKVPDPMYYIG; this comes from the exons ATGAAAATGGCCATTCaactcttctttcttttcactGTAACAGCGTGGGCTGTTATTGCCGCGCCCCATCCGCCGTACATTGAGCAGGCGGTGGAGATCCACCGCCTGCGGCCGCAGACGGGGTCCGCCGGCCACCGCATCCCGCAGATCGACTGCCTGAGCTGGCGTCTCGGCGTGGAGACAAACAATATCCGTGACTGGAAAATGGTCCCGTCCGACTGCGAAAACTACGTCGGCCATTACATGCTGGGAGAGCAGTACAGGGACGACTGCGAGATAGTCGCCGACGCCGCCATCGAGTACGCCAACGGCCTCACGCTCTCCGGCGACGGCAAGGACATTTGGGTCTTTGACATCGACGAGACTACCCTCTCTAACTTGCCTTACTATGCCCGCTCCGACGTCGCTTTTGG GGCCATAGCTTATAACTCAACCAAGTTTAACGAATGGGTGAGCGAGGCAAAGTCGCCGGCGATTCCGGCGAGTCTCCGGTTGTACAACGTCTTACTCTCTTTGGGGATTAGGCCGGTATTCCTAACAGGAGTAAGAGAGGTACAGAGAGAAGCTAGAACCACTAATCTACTCCAAGCCGGTTATCAAAATTGGGAAAAGCTAATTCTCAA ggGAGTGAATGAAAGTGGGTCAGGTGCTGTGTTCAAGTCCGGGAAGAGGACGGAGCTGGTGAACGCCGGATATAGGATCGTGGGGAACATGGGAGACCAATGGAGTGATCTGCTCGGACCGGACGCCGGAGATCGGACGTTTAAGGTACCGGATCCAATGTACTACATTGGGTGA
- the LOC115996178 gene encoding acid phosphatase 1-like produces MRKPIIPLFFLVAVTAWAVTATEQSKNIRQVVEIHRLRPQTGSAGHRVPQIDCLSWRLGVETNNIRDWKLVPSECENYVGHYMLGQQYRDDCEVVAEAAIEYANGLTLSGDGKDIWVFDIDETTLSNLPYYARSDVAFGAVPYNDTKFDEWVNEGKAPAIPASLRLYNTVLSLGIKPVFLTGTKEAFREVRTANLKEAGYYNWEKLILKGVNDTGSAVEYKSGKRTELVNAGYKIVGNIGDQWSDLLGVDVGDRTFKLPDPMYYIG; encoded by the exons ATGAGGAAACCCATTATTCCACTCTTCTTTCTTGTCGCCGTAACGGCGTGGGCCGTTACTGCCACGGAGCAGTCAAAGAACATCAGGCAGGTGGTGGAAATCCACCGCCTGCGGCCGCAGACGGGGTCCGCCGGCCACCGCGTCCCGCAGATCGACTGCCTGAGCTGGCGTCTCGGGGTGGAGACAAACAATATCCGTGACTGGAAACTTGTCCCGTCCGAGTGCGAAAACTACGTGGGTCACTACATGCTCGGCCAGCAGTACCGGGACGACTGCGAGGTAGTCGCCGAAGCCGCCATCGAGTACGCCAACGGCCTCACGCTCTCCGGCGACGGCAAGGACATTTGGGTCTTTGACATTGACGAGACTACCCTCTCTAACTTGCCTTACTATGCTCGCTCCGACGTAGCTTTCGG GGCTGTACCTTATAACGATACCAAGTTTGACGAATGGGTGAACGAGGGGAAAGCGCCGGCGATTCCGGCGAGTCTCCGGTTGTATAACACGGTACTCTCTTTGGGGATTAAACCCGTTTTCCTAACCGGAACAAAAGAAGCATTCCGAGAAGTTAGAACCGCTAATCTGAAGGAAGCTGGTTACTATAACTGGGAAAAGCTAATCCTCAA GGGAGTGAATGATACAGGGTCGGCTGTGGAGTACAAGTCCGGTAAGAGGACGGAGCTGGTGAACGCCGGATATAAAATTGTGGGGAACATCGGAGACCAGTGGAGTGATCTTCTCGGAGTGGACGTCGGAGATCGGACGTTTAAGCTGCCGGATCCAATGTACTACATTGGTTGA